In bacterium, the sequence TAGTACAAATCCTCCCGAAACCGTCCGTCTGTCAGGGCACGATTGAGATCGACATTGGTAGCAGCAATGACCTACCAATGTCGATCTCAATCGTGCCATGACAGACGGACGTTTTCGGGAGGATTTGTACTACCGTCTAGCGGTGGTCGTTATACGATTGCCCTCATTGCGAGAGCGGACTGGTGATGTACAGTTTCTCGCCAGGGCTTTCCTGCAAAAGTTTGCGCATGAAAATAAGCGGCAGATTACAGGATTCGCTAGGCAGGCACTACAGACGATCAGCCAGTACGAATGGCCGGGCAATGTTCGCGAGATGGAAAATCGTATTCGGCGTGCAGTGATCATGGCGGATGGAAAACAGATTAGCGTTTCCGATCTTGATCTGGCGGGCGAGACTGTAGCGTCAGGACTTCAAGGACAAAGCCTTAAGGAGGCCCGGGAACATTTGGAACGGGAGATGATCCAGCGAGCCCTCGCCCATCAAAAGGGGAAAATTACGGCCGTGGCCGAGGAGTTGGGGGTCAGTCGTCCGACGTTGTATGAACTCATGGAGAAACTAGCGATCAAGAGGGAATAGTCATGATCAGGGATGATACGGGGTGGATACTGAGACCGTGGGGAAGGTTTTGGATATTCGTTGTACTCTTGAGTACGGCCTATTCGCCTGTCCTATTGCGACTCCTCAGGTACTCCGTTGCATCTGAACTCGACTCCTATATTCCCCTGATTCCCTTCATATCTGGTTATCTCGTATATTTAAAAAGAGGAACGGTGGCGGTCACCGTTGCACCGCCACCGCAGAAGATTATCCCGATCATTGCATGGGTGGTATCGACTGGTCTGCTTGTTGCTCAAGGTCTGCTCGTGTCTGGTTCCTGGTTTACGGGTGAAGCGAGTGTGCTGGTTTTGCCAGTGATGTCATATATTACGGCGCTCATGGGAGGAGTGGTGTATGTTTTCGGGTGGCCCGCATTTCGGGAGAAGTGGTTTGCGTGGTTATTTCTGTATTACATGGTTCCCTTTCCTGAACCGGTGGCGCATCTCTTGATGGTCGCTTTACAACAAGGGTCTGCGGAAGTGGCTTACGCCATGTTCAAGCTGACGGGAACACCGGTTTTCAGGGATGGCTTAACCTTCTGTCTGCCAGATCTGACGATTCAAGTGGCGGAAGAGTGTAGCGGGATACACTCAAGTATTGTGCTTTTCATAACAAGTCTGGTCGCAGGCCAGCTATTT encodes:
- a CDS encoding helix-turn-helix domain-containing protein is translated as MADGKQISVSDLDLAGETVASGLQGQSLKEAREHLEREMIQRALAHQKGKITAVAEELGVSRPTLYELMEKLAIKRE
- a CDS encoding exosortase/archaeosortase family protein; translated protein: MIRDDTGWILRPWGRFWIFVVLLSTAYSPVLLRLLRYSVASELDSYIPLIPFISGYLVYLKRGTVAVTVAPPPQKIIPIIAWVVSTGLLVAQGLLVSGSWFTGEASVLVLPVMSYITALMGGVVYVFGWPAFREKWFAWLFLYYMVPFPEPVAHLLMVALQQGSAEVAYAMFKLTGTPVFRDGLTFCLPDLTIQVAEECSGIHSSIVLFITSLVAGQLFLKKPVGRIMLVILVLPLCLIRNGFRIVSISLLTIYVDSGIIAGPLHHRGGPVYFILSLGVLAAAVWGIRWCERRRSA